One window of Thermacetogenium phaeum DSM 12270 genomic DNA carries:
- a CDS encoding tyrosine-protein phosphatase, which yields MYEPRWVIPGVLARSARPGRHLGPYSEVPREEVDGWLSSLREMGIRSILCLLDDLHLRLYPGLPGGLLEYYRRSGFAVAHVLMRDPEAGGVITEKALEKARRAFEELPKPVLVHCSAGRDRTGKAVDYILRWLGRGGG from the coding sequence GTGTATGAACCGCGATGGGTGATTCCCGGAGTCCTGGCCAGATCCGCCCGGCCGGGGCGACACCTCGGACCTTATTCGGAGGTCCCCCGGGAGGAGGTGGACGGGTGGCTTTCAAGCCTGCGGGAGATGGGGATTCGCTCCATCCTCTGCCTCCTCGATGACCTGCATCTGCGGTTGTATCCCGGACTTCCCGGAGGCCTCTTGGAGTATTACCGCCGGAGCGGTTTCGCCGTGGCGCATGTTCTGATGCGCGATCCCGAAGCAGGCGGGGTGATCACGGAGAAGGCCCTGGAAAAAGCCCGGCGGGCCTTTGAAGAGCTGCCCAAACCGGTCCTTGTGCACTGCAGTGCTGGGAGGGACCGCACCGGGAAGGCTGTGGATTATATTTTGCGGTGGCTGGGCCGGGGGGGCGGTTGA
- a CDS encoding superoxide dismutase gives MENAGLDSAYVPPGGHRLPPLPYPYYALEPVISRRTLQIHHDRHHLAYVEGLNKAERKLVEARRTGDFSLVKHWEREIAFNGSGHILHSIYWTVMAPGGRGAPGYYTRREIERYFGSFSSFQGQFSEAAIQVEASGWGILAWVPSWGRLEILTAEKHQNLTQWGAIPVLVVDTWEHAYYLDYQNRRRDYVRSWWSLVNWEEVERRLRLAMGAKVPLEIKAVW, from the coding sequence ATGGAAAACGCAGGACTGGATTCGGCATATGTACCGCCGGGCGGGCACAGGCTGCCCCCCCTCCCCTACCCTTACTACGCCCTGGAACCCGTCATCAGCAGGAGGACGCTCCAAATCCACCACGACCGGCATCACCTCGCCTATGTGGAGGGGTTAAATAAAGCAGAACGGAAGCTGGTTGAGGCGCGGCGGACGGGTGATTTCAGTCTGGTAAAGCACTGGGAGCGGGAGATCGCCTTTAACGGATCGGGCCACATTCTGCACAGCATCTACTGGACGGTGATGGCTCCAGGGGGAAGGGGAGCCCCCGGTTATTACACCCGCAGGGAGATTGAAAGATACTTCGGGAGTTTTTCCTCATTTCAGGGGCAGTTCAGCGAAGCGGCGATTCAGGTGGAGGCTTCGGGATGGGGGATCCTGGCCTGGGTGCCTTCCTGGGGGAGACTGGAGATCTTAACTGCGGAAAAGCATCAGAACCTCACCCAATGGGGGGCGATCCCGGTGCTCGTCGTCGATACCTGGGAGCATGCCTACTACCTGGATTACCAGAACCGGCGGAGGGACTATGTGCGATCCTGGTGGAGCCTGGTTAACTGGGAGGAAGTAGAAAGGCGCCTGCGGCTGGCCATGGGGGCAAAGGTGCCCCTGGAGATCAAAGCCGTCTGGTAA
- the panD gene encoding aspartate 1-decarboxylase, with translation MYRTMLKSKIHRAVLTEADLNYMGSITIDRDLMEAADILPYEKVQVVNNNNGARFETYVIEGERGSGKICLNGAAARLGQPGDILIILSYIHMEENEARHYEPRVVFVDEKNRITGKGATAPGC, from the coding sequence GTGTACCGCACCATGTTGAAATCGAAGATCCACCGGGCGGTCCTGACGGAGGCCGATCTGAACTACATGGGGAGCATCACCATCGATCGGGATTTAATGGAGGCGGCGGACATTCTTCCCTATGAAAAGGTGCAGGTTGTCAACAACAACAACGGCGCCCGTTTTGAAACCTATGTCATCGAGGGGGAGCGGGGGTCCGGTAAGATCTGTCTGAACGGGGCGGCGGCCCGCCTCGGACAGCCGGGGGACATCCTGATCATCCTCTCCTATATTCATATGGAAGAGAATGAGGCCCGTCATTACGAGCCCCGTGTGGTCTTCGTGGATGAGAAAAACAGAATCACCGGGAAGGGAGCGACGGCTCCGGGCTGTTGA
- the nadA gene encoding quinolinate synthase NadA, translated as MMSAGTGDMVAIREEIREWKERRKAVILAHYYQRPEVQEIADFVGDSLQLARQAAGVAAEVIVLCGVYFMAESAKILSPEKTVLLPEAGAGCPLADTAAAEEVRLRKEKIPGCIVVTYVNSSAAVKAESDIVCTSSNAVKVVNSLPADRPVLFVPDGNLGKYVSRQTGRKLFLWDGCCNVHHQLTAEDIRLARAAHPEALVMVHPECRPDVIDLADYVGGTGGMLRFAQESPHKAFIVGTEEGMIYPLRKACPDKALYPAASSLVCRDMKLTTLEKVKTALEMMEPQVEVDPGVAERARRALERMLEIS; from the coding sequence ATGATGTCAGCGGGAACGGGGGATATGGTGGCAATCCGCGAGGAAATCAGGGAATGGAAGGAAAGGCGGAAGGCGGTGATCCTGGCGCACTATTACCAGCGCCCCGAGGTGCAGGAGATCGCCGATTTTGTAGGGGATTCCCTGCAGCTGGCCCGGCAGGCTGCAGGGGTTGCTGCTGAGGTCATCGTCCTTTGCGGTGTTTATTTTATGGCTGAAAGCGCCAAAATTCTCTCGCCGGAGAAAACCGTCCTGCTCCCCGAAGCAGGGGCGGGCTGTCCTCTGGCCGACACGGCTGCGGCGGAGGAGGTGCGATTGAGGAAGGAAAAAATCCCGGGCTGTATCGTCGTCACTTATGTGAATTCTTCCGCTGCGGTGAAGGCCGAGAGCGACATCGTCTGTACTTCCTCAAATGCCGTCAAAGTCGTCAACTCCCTTCCCGCGGACAGGCCGGTGCTCTTTGTCCCGGACGGCAACCTGGGGAAATATGTGTCCCGGCAGACCGGAAGGAAGCTGTTTTTGTGGGACGGCTGCTGTAATGTGCACCATCAATTGACCGCGGAGGACATCCGTCTTGCCCGGGCTGCCCACCCGGAGGCCCTGGTGATGGTGCACCCGGAGTGCCGTCCAGATGTGATCGACCTGGCCGACTATGTAGGCGGTACCGGAGGCATGCTCAGGTTCGCCCAGGAGTCTCCCCACAAAGCTTTTATTGTGGGAACTGAGGAGGGAATGATCTACCCCCTGCGGAAGGCCTGTCCCGACAAGGCACTCTATCCTGCCGCCTCTTCCCTTGTCTGTCGAGACATGAAGCTGACGACGCTGGAGAAGGTGAAAACCGCTCTTGAGATGATGGAGCCTCAAGTTGAGGTCGACCCCGGGGTGGCGGAAAGGGCGCGGCGCGCCCTGGAGCGGATGCTGGAGATCTCCTGA
- the aroF gene encoding 3-deoxy-7-phosphoheptulonate synthase, whose product MVIVMNLSATAEEIREVQQRLEQAGFQAHFIRGVKRLVIGAVGNRSAIDSLALEAMPGVERVIPIMKPYKLVSREAKGKSSVVRVGNATFGANRLAVIAGPCAVESEEQLLEAARRVRAAGACMLRGGAFKPRTSLYSFQGLGVEGLKLLAAASSVTGLPTVTEVVDEASLELAVEYVDMLQVGARNMQNFSLLRAVGRSGKPVLLKRGFSATIDEWLMAAEYIVAEGNENVVLCERGIRTFEKATRNTLDLSAVPLVKRLSHLPVVVDPSHATGNRHLVTPMSLAAVAAEADGLLIEVHPQPSQALCDGPQSLSPDEFDILMGQLQRIATAVGRSA is encoded by the coding sequence ATGGTCATCGTGATGAATCTTTCAGCAACAGCGGAGGAAATCAGGGAGGTACAGCAGAGGTTGGAACAGGCCGGGTTCCAGGCCCACTTCATCCGCGGCGTCAAACGCCTGGTAATCGGAGCCGTTGGGAACAGGAGCGCCATCGATTCGCTGGCCCTCGAAGCCATGCCCGGAGTAGAAAGGGTCATACCGATCATGAAACCGTATAAGCTGGTCAGCCGCGAGGCCAAGGGGAAGAGCAGCGTAGTCCGGGTAGGAAATGCCACCTTTGGAGCAAACAGGCTGGCGGTGATCGCCGGTCCCTGCGCCGTAGAAAGCGAGGAACAGCTGCTGGAGGCCGCCCGGCGGGTGCGCGCGGCGGGTGCCTGCATGCTGCGTGGGGGCGCCTTCAAACCGCGCACCTCTCTCTACAGCTTCCAGGGGCTGGGAGTCGAGGGGCTGAAGCTGCTGGCCGCGGCTTCCTCGGTCACCGGTCTTCCCACCGTAACCGAGGTTGTTGACGAAGCCAGCCTGGAGCTGGCAGTGGAATATGTGGATATGCTCCAGGTGGGAGCCAGAAACATGCAGAACTTCAGCCTGCTCCGGGCGGTGGGGCGCTCCGGCAAGCCGGTCCTGTTAAAACGCGGCTTTTCCGCCACCATCGACGAATGGCTGATGGCCGCCGAGTACATTGTCGCCGAAGGAAACGAGAACGTGGTGCTCTGTGAACGGGGAATCCGCACCTTTGAAAAGGCCACCCGCAATACCCTGGACTTGAGCGCCGTCCCGCTGGTCAAGAGGTTGAGCCACCTCCCGGTGGTTGTCGACCCCAGCCACGCCACCGGGAACCGGCACCTGGTGACTCCCATGTCCCTGGCGGCAGTGGCAGCGGAAGCAGACGGCCTGCTCATCGAAGTCCACCCGCAGCCCTCCCAGGCGTTGTGCGACGGCCCGCAGTCCCTTTCCCCCGACGAGTTCGACATCCTGATGGGGCAACTGCAGCGGATCGCTACTGCGGTAGGGCGCAGCGCCTGA
- a CDS encoding biotin--[acetyl-CoA-carboxylase] ligase yields the protein MILREKLLTVFEKEMGNYVSGEELSRKLGVSRTAVWKQVSKLRELGYRIDGTTRSGYRYLGPPDILYPREVRRGLNTRFFGKEVLHFQRVGSTNQVALELARKGYPEGTLVVAEEQTAGRGRWRRPWLAPPGKALLFSLVLRPSLVPYRVPEVTLVTGASVARAIHEHTGLRVGIKWPNDLLYEGKKLCGILVEMEAAAEQVNYLVLGIGINVNQERDDFPPELQDTATSLRMILGEKVLRLPLLQRLLEILEDDYQEYCRDGFAPSRERWLGYQVTLGRRVRISVGGKEFSGEAAGVAEDGSLLLRLPGGDLISCNSGEVVLCREEGEP from the coding sequence ATGATCTTAAGGGAAAAGCTCTTGACTGTATTCGAGAAGGAAATGGGGAACTATGTCTCCGGGGAGGAGTTGAGCAGGAAACTGGGTGTCAGCAGGACGGCCGTTTGGAAACAGGTAAGCAAGCTGCGAGAGCTGGGTTACCGGATCGACGGAACCACCAGGTCCGGCTACCGCTATCTGGGGCCACCCGACATCCTCTACCCCCGGGAGGTCCGGCGCGGTCTTAATACCCGCTTCTTCGGGAAAGAGGTCCTTCACTTTCAGAGGGTCGGTTCCACCAACCAGGTGGCCCTGGAGCTGGCCCGCAAGGGCTATCCGGAGGGGACGCTGGTGGTGGCCGAGGAGCAGACCGCCGGCAGGGGGAGGTGGCGCCGGCCCTGGCTGGCACCGCCGGGGAAGGCCCTTCTCTTTTCTCTTGTTTTACGCCCCTCTCTTGTCCCTTACCGTGTTCCGGAGGTCACCCTGGTGACGGGGGCCTCCGTCGCCCGGGCGATTCACGAGCACACTGGACTCCGGGTGGGCATCAAGTGGCCCAATGATTTGCTCTATGAGGGAAAGAAATTGTGCGGTATTCTGGTGGAGATGGAGGCCGCTGCCGAACAGGTCAACTATCTCGTGCTGGGGATCGGCATCAATGTGAACCAGGAGCGGGATGACTTTCCCCCGGAGTTGCAGGATACGGCCACCTCTCTCCGCATGATCCTGGGGGAGAAGGTCCTGCGCCTACCCTTGCTGCAACGCCTCCTGGAGATTCTGGAGGATGACTATCAGGAATACTGTCGAGATGGCTTTGCTCCTTCCCGGGAGCGCTGGCTCGGATATCAGGTTACCCTGGGGCGGAGGGTGCGGATTTCCGTAGGAGGGAAGGAGTTCTCCGGGGAGGCCGCGGGGGTGGCGGAGGACGGCAGCCTGCTTCTCCGGCTTCCGGGGGGGGATCTTATCAGCTGTAATTCCGGGGAGGTAGTTCTCTGCCGGGAGGAGGGTGAACCATGA
- a CDS encoding sodium-translocating pyrophosphatase: protein MKWRWLITLFLAGLFNILLLPAKAGASEANIVLPELAPEQSTLLMVGILVCLLGMIFGLYQFQKVRRYPAHRSMLDVAETIYETCKTYLIQQGKFLVLLFAFIAVCIIFYFGFLQRMGLGSMLIILGWTIIGILGSYGVAWYGIRMNNLANSRAAFAGLERRPVKVMGICLDAGMSIGVLLVSVELIMMLIILLFVPRELAGPSFIGFAIGESLGASALRIAGGIFTKIADIGSDLMKIVFRIKEDDPRNPGVIADCTADNAGDSIGPTADGFETYGVTGVALITFIVLAVVSELQTTLLTWIFVMRILMIITSAVSFFIIKGVTQYRYGNRDHLDFEQSLTNLVWLTSLLSIAVTYGVSYVILGPNSGIPKDLQHLWYILATIISCGTLGAALIPEVTKIFTSPKSGHVQEVVKTSREGGASLNILSGVVAGNFSGFWMGMVFILLMFIAYLASTFGLAEIMAYPSIFAFGLVAFGMLGMGPVTIAVDSYGPVTDNAQSIYELSLIETIPNIDEEIEKDFGFKPDFDKAKYYLEANDSSGNTFKATAKPVLIGTAVVGATTMIFSLILVIKNVLGVDPATLLTILNPYTILGFVCGGAVIYWFSGASVQAVTTGAHKAVAYIKRHINLDPNANQRAATENSKEVVRICTQYAQAGMLNIFVALFSFALAFACLSAPMTTPAAVALFVSYLISIAFFGLFQAVFMANAGGCWDNAKKVVEVDLQEKGSELHAATVVGDTVGDPFKDTSSVSLNPIIKFTTLFGLLAMEIAIAEGFRDVAPYVGLVFLAIAIFFVWRTFYRMTIPARE from the coding sequence ATGAAGTGGCGATGGCTGATCACTCTTTTTTTGGCAGGATTGTTCAACATCTTGTTGCTCCCTGCCAAGGCGGGGGCAAGTGAGGCTAATATCGTGCTCCCCGAACTTGCTCCTGAGCAGAGCACCCTATTGATGGTCGGAATCCTTGTTTGCTTGCTAGGGATGATTTTCGGGCTTTACCAATTCCAAAAAGTCCGGCGGTATCCGGCACACCGTTCGATGTTAGACGTTGCGGAAACCATCTACGAAACCTGCAAAACTTATCTCATCCAACAAGGGAAGTTTTTGGTCCTGTTATTCGCTTTTATTGCGGTGTGTATCATCTTCTACTTCGGCTTTCTCCAGCGCATGGGCCTAGGGAGCATGCTGATCATCCTCGGTTGGACCATCATCGGTATTCTCGGTTCTTACGGCGTGGCGTGGTATGGGATTAGAATGAACAATTTGGCCAACAGCCGCGCAGCTTTTGCTGGGCTCGAAAGGCGTCCGGTCAAAGTTATGGGTATCTGCTTGGACGCCGGGATGAGTATTGGCGTGCTCTTGGTATCCGTGGAACTAATCATGATGCTTATTATCCTCCTCTTTGTCCCCCGGGAACTGGCCGGACCAAGTTTTATTGGTTTTGCCATCGGGGAATCTCTGGGAGCTAGTGCTCTGCGGATCGCTGGAGGGATCTTTACCAAGATCGCCGATATTGGTTCCGACCTGATGAAGATCGTCTTCAGGATCAAGGAAGACGACCCCCGCAATCCTGGGGTCATTGCGGACTGCACGGCCGACAACGCCGGAGACAGCATTGGGCCTACAGCCGACGGCTTCGAGACCTACGGAGTAACCGGAGTGGCTCTCATTACCTTTATTGTGCTTGCGGTTGTTTCTGAACTGCAGACAACCTTGCTTACCTGGATCTTCGTGATGCGCATCCTGATGATCATCACCTCAGCGGTCTCTTTCTTCATCATCAAGGGAGTAACCCAGTACCGCTACGGCAACCGCGATCATCTCGATTTCGAGCAATCCCTAACCAATCTGGTTTGGCTAACTTCCCTCCTTTCCATTGCTGTAACTTACGGTGTCAGCTACGTGATACTGGGGCCGAACTCGGGAATTCCAAAAGATCTCCAGCACCTGTGGTACATCTTGGCGACAATCATCAGCTGTGGAACCTTGGGTGCAGCTTTAATTCCCGAAGTTACCAAGATCTTTACCAGCCCCAAGTCAGGACACGTCCAGGAGGTCGTAAAGACATCTCGGGAAGGAGGAGCTTCCCTGAACATCTTGTCAGGGGTTGTGGCGGGTAACTTTAGTGGCTTCTGGATGGGGATGGTTTTCATCCTGCTCATGTTCATTGCCTACTTGGCGAGTACCTTTGGCCTTGCTGAAATCATGGCTTATCCGTCGATTTTTGCATTTGGCCTTGTAGCCTTTGGAATGCTTGGAATGGGGCCGGTAACTATTGCTGTCGACAGTTACGGCCCAGTAACCGACAACGCTCAATCCATCTATGAACTTTCCCTTATTGAAACCATTCCGAATATCGACGAGGAAATTGAAAAGGACTTCGGGTTTAAGCCAGATTTTGACAAAGCTAAGTACTACCTGGAAGCGAATGATAGTAGCGGCAACACCTTCAAGGCTACCGCGAAGCCAGTTCTCATTGGAACCGCAGTTGTTGGAGCGACGACGATGATCTTTTCTCTGATCCTGGTCATCAAAAATGTCCTTGGGGTGGATCCAGCAACGCTCCTCACAATCCTTAACCCCTACACCATCCTTGGTTTTGTCTGTGGGGGAGCCGTAATTTACTGGTTTTCAGGGGCTTCCGTCCAAGCGGTTACAACCGGTGCCCATAAAGCGGTGGCTTACATCAAACGGCACATCAACTTGGATCCCAACGCCAACCAAAGGGCAGCCACCGAGAATTCCAAGGAAGTTGTCCGCATCTGTACACAGTACGCACAGGCGGGGATGCTGAACATCTTCGTTGCCTTGTTCTCCTTCGCCTTGGCCTTTGCCTGTCTTTCGGCTCCCATGACGACGCCGGCAGCTGTTGCCCTTTTCGTTTCCTATCTGATTTCCATCGCCTTTTTTGGCCTCTTCCAGGCTGTTTTCATGGCCAATGCTGGCGGCTGCTGGGACAATGCCAAGAAGGTGGTGGAAGTTGACCTCCAGGAAAAGGGCTCTGAGCTTCATGCTGCTACTGTCGTCGGCGATACTGTTGGCGATCCCTTCAAGGATACCTCTTCGGTATCCCTCAATCCGATCATCAAGTTCACGACGCTCTTCGGCCTTCTTGCCATGGAAATTGCCATTGCCGAAGGTTTTAGGGATGTAGCACCTTATGTTGGTCTCGTCTTTCTTGCAATTGCCATCTTCTTCGTATGGCGAACGTTCTACCGGATGACCATTCCCGCCAGGGAGTAA
- the nadB gene encoding L-aspartate oxidase, with the protein MPSGEADFLVIGSGIAGLFAAYKAKEYGSVLVVTKDRAEDSNTGEAQGGIAAAIDDEDSPYLHLEDTLESGAGLCDPRAVEILVTEGPARVMELVDMGARFDRKGSEWALGQEGAHRKRRILHAGDTTGGEIARTLLRECRRDSRITLREGCFLVDLLREPRTGRCLGALVMDSLSGEFSVCRGRVVIVATGGAGQLYRNTTNPAVATGDGMAAAYRAGAALVDLEFVQFHPTALALPGVPRFLISEAVRGEGAYLRNVRGERFMPGYHEMAELAPRDVVSRAIVTEMRKTGADHVYLDFSHLDPEKVRRRFPNIWHTCCQYGLDPGEGRIPVAPAAHYIMGGIATGRNGETSIPGLYACGEVSCSGVHGANRLASNSLLEGLVFGARAVEHARRFIEKNPGEPKMPDLAIGERTPDWSVPWEEVTGRVRSLMWEKVGIIRTGEGIAAALAELEELRRQYPERPASRRGVEGENLMTLAWLTARAALMRKESRGGHFRDDFPLRDDRCWLRHIVFQR; encoded by the coding sequence TTGCCTTCCGGGGAAGCCGATTTTTTGGTGATCGGGAGCGGGATCGCCGGCCTTTTCGCCGCTTATAAAGCAAAAGAATATGGGTCGGTTCTGGTCGTGACAAAGGATCGCGCCGAAGATAGCAACACCGGAGAGGCCCAGGGTGGGATCGCCGCTGCCATCGATGATGAGGATTCGCCCTATCTGCACCTGGAAGACACCCTGGAATCCGGGGCCGGCCTCTGCGACCCCAGGGCCGTGGAGATCCTGGTAACCGAGGGCCCGGCCAGGGTCATGGAGCTGGTGGATATGGGAGCGCGCTTCGACCGCAAAGGGAGTGAGTGGGCTCTGGGGCAGGAGGGGGCTCACCGCAAGAGGAGAATTCTTCATGCCGGCGACACCACCGGGGGTGAGATTGCCAGGACGCTTCTCCGGGAGTGCCGCCGTGACAGTAGGATCACCCTGCGAGAGGGCTGTTTTCTGGTGGATCTCCTGCGTGAGCCGCGCACCGGTAGGTGCCTGGGCGCTCTGGTGATGGACAGCCTCTCGGGGGAGTTTTCCGTCTGCAGGGGAAGAGTCGTCATCGTGGCGACAGGAGGGGCCGGGCAGCTGTACCGGAACACCACAAACCCCGCGGTGGCTACCGGGGACGGGATGGCTGCCGCCTATCGGGCCGGGGCCGCTCTGGTGGATCTGGAATTCGTTCAGTTCCATCCAACCGCCCTGGCCCTCCCGGGTGTGCCCCGCTTTTTGATTTCCGAAGCCGTCCGCGGGGAGGGCGCTTACCTGCGGAACGTCCGCGGAGAGCGCTTCATGCCCGGCTACCATGAGATGGCCGAGCTGGCGCCGCGGGATGTGGTCTCCCGGGCGATTGTCACCGAGATGCGCAAAACCGGGGCCGATCATGTCTACCTCGACTTTTCCCACCTCGATCCTGAGAAAGTGCGGAGGCGTTTTCCCAATATCTGGCACACCTGTTGTCAGTACGGTCTCGACCCCGGAGAAGGCCGTATTCCTGTAGCCCCGGCTGCCCATTACATCATGGGTGGTATCGCAACCGGCAGGAACGGCGAAACCTCTATTCCCGGGCTTTATGCCTGCGGGGAGGTGTCCTGCAGTGGTGTGCATGGAGCCAACCGCCTGGCCAGCAATTCCCTGCTGGAAGGGCTGGTTTTCGGCGCCCGGGCGGTGGAGCACGCCCGAAGGTTTATCGAGAAAAACCCCGGGGAGCCTAAGATGCCGGATCTGGCGATCGGGGAGAGAACGCCGGACTGGAGCGTTCCCTGGGAAGAGGTTACCGGGCGGGTGCGCTCTCTGATGTGGGAGAAGGTGGGGATCATCAGGACGGGGGAGGGCATTGCCGCTGCTTTAGCGGAGCTGGAAGAACTCAGGCGGCAGTATCCTGAGCGCCCTGCCTCCCGCCGGGGGGTCGAAGGGGAAAACCTGATGACCCTGGCCTGGCTGACGGCCAGGGCGGCCTTGATGAGGAAGGAAAGCCGCGGCGGCCACTTCCGGGACGATTTTCCGTTGAGGGATGACCGCTGCTGGCTGCGCCATATTGTTTTTCAGAGATAA
- the nadC gene encoding carboxylating nicotinate-nucleotide diphosphorylase, with the protein MLPLWMIDDVVRRALMEDVGKGDLTTAALVPEGAWAEGVIHSKAEGVLAGTPVALRVFQLLDPNVEVAQELPDGSQLFPGAVIARIKGAGRALLTGERVALNFLQRLSGIATATERLVKMLEGTKARLIDTRKTTPGLRLLEKYAVRVGGGYNHRFGLDGGVLIKDNHIKIAGGITEAIRRARSSVPHTVKIEVEVESLEQLKEALEAGADVIMLDNMPLDLMREAVRITAGRVPLEASGGISADAVREVAETGVDLISVGAITHSAAALDISMDIGEIKGAQGKR; encoded by the coding sequence GTGCTTCCTTTATGGATGATCGATGATGTGGTGCGCCGGGCTCTGATGGAGGATGTGGGCAAAGGGGATCTGACCACTGCTGCTCTGGTGCCGGAGGGCGCCTGGGCGGAGGGGGTCATCCACAGCAAGGCGGAGGGGGTTCTGGCGGGGACGCCGGTTGCCCTCCGGGTGTTCCAGCTCCTCGACCCGAATGTGGAGGTCGCTCAGGAACTCCCTGACGGGAGCCAGCTGTTCCCCGGGGCCGTCATCGCCCGCATCAAGGGGGCCGGGCGAGCCCTGCTGACCGGAGAGCGGGTGGCCCTGAATTTCCTGCAGCGCCTCTCCGGGATCGCAACTGCTACGGAGCGCCTGGTGAAAATGCTGGAGGGCACGAAAGCGCGATTAATAGACACCAGGAAGACCACTCCGGGGCTGCGCCTCCTGGAAAAATACGCGGTGCGGGTCGGCGGGGGGTACAACCACCGCTTCGGGCTGGATGGCGGTGTTCTCATCAAGGACAACCACATCAAGATCGCCGGGGGGATCACGGAGGCCATCCGGCGGGCGCGGTCCTCGGTGCCTCATACCGTCAAGATCGAGGTAGAAGTGGAGAGCCTGGAGCAGCTAAAGGAGGCCCTAGAGGCCGGGGCGGATGTAATCATGCTGGACAACATGCCCCTCGACCTGATGCGGGAGGCCGTGCGGATCACGGCGGGGCGGGTGCCCCTAGAGGCGTCGGGCGGCATATCCGCGGACGCCGTACGGGAGGTGGCGGAGACAGGGGTCGACCTGATCTCTGTAGGCGCCATCACTCACTCCGCGGCGGCTCTGGACATCAGCATGGACATCGGTGAGATCAAAGGGGCTCAGGGAAAACGATGA
- the pheA gene encoding prephenate dehydratase, with protein sequence MKRIGYLGPPGTFSEEAARRHRGNGEGELVACASLEEVFARLETGLLEEGVVPVENSSEGAVSVVLDMLAAHPELTVRGEVVMQVVHSLLVPPGVKLEMVEKVLSHPQAFAQCRTFLRQKLAGVELQECASTAAAAALAARCRRPWAALAPLSAASRYNLQVLIPAANDCPHNKTRFWALGRKRVLSPVPPCKTSLIFGVRHRPGALYRVLREFAIREINLTRIESRPSKKGLGDYIFFLDFEGAAGDPVVKEMLDVLTEEHTTTLRVLGSYHVEQE encoded by the coding sequence GTGAAACGAATCGGATACCTGGGGCCGCCGGGCACCTTCTCCGAGGAGGCCGCCCGCCGCCACCGGGGCAACGGGGAAGGAGAACTGGTGGCCTGCGCTTCTCTGGAAGAGGTCTTCGCCCGGCTGGAAACGGGGTTGCTCGAGGAAGGGGTGGTGCCGGTGGAGAATTCCAGTGAGGGAGCAGTCAGTGTGGTTCTCGACATGCTGGCAGCACACCCTGAGCTGACCGTACGCGGTGAGGTTGTGATGCAGGTCGTCCACAGCCTGCTGGTGCCGCCGGGAGTAAAACTGGAGATGGTGGAGAAGGTTCTCTCCCACCCCCAGGCCTTCGCCCAGTGCCGCACCTTTCTCCGCCAAAAACTGGCGGGGGTGGAACTCCAGGAATGCGCCAGCACGGCGGCGGCAGCGGCGCTGGCAGCACGGTGCAGGCGCCCCTGGGCCGCCCTCGCCCCCCTCTCCGCCGCCTCTCGCTACAATCTGCAGGTACTGATCCCCGCAGCCAACGACTGCCCACACAATAAGACGCGGTTTTGGGCGCTCGGAAGGAAAAGGGTTCTCTCCCCGGTACCCCCCTGCAAGACGTCCCTGATCTTCGGGGTCCGGCACCGGCCCGGCGCCCTCTACAGGGTACTGCGGGAGTTCGCCATCCGGGAAATCAACCTCACCCGCATCGAATCTCGCCCATCGAAGAAGGGGTTGGGTGATTATATTTTCTTCCTGGATTTTGAAGGGGCCGCCGGCGACCCGGTGGTGAAGGAGATGCTCGACGTCCTGACAGAAGAACACACCACCACGCTGAGAGTTCTGGGGTCGTACCATGTAGAGCAGGAATAA